The following are encoded together in the Deinococcus multiflagellatus genome:
- a CDS encoding GNAT family N-acetyltransferase: protein MTPSGWTIRQAGPDDAAVIAAQRAQMFVDMGDLTADAAQAQLGLWTDWLRGALASGDYVGWVAEHDGQPLGGAGLMFHPKPPTAEDPATLRAYVLNVYVAPQGRRQGVAEALMRAVLADVQERGLRTVTLHASAQGRPIYERLGFVESPHPELRLTLGAAP, encoded by the coding sequence ATGACGCCCTCCGGTTGGACCATTCGACAGGCTGGACCGGACGACGCGGCGGTGATCGCCGCCCAGCGCGCGCAGATGTTCGTGGATATGGGGGACCTGACGGCCGACGCGGCGCAGGCGCAACTGGGCCTGTGGACCGACTGGCTGCGCGGCGCGCTGGCGAGCGGCGACTACGTGGGCTGGGTGGCCGAGCATGACGGCCAGCCCCTGGGCGGCGCGGGGCTGATGTTTCATCCCAAACCCCCTACGGCCGAGGACCCCGCGACCCTGCGCGCCTACGTGCTGAACGTGTACGTGGCGCCCCAGGGCCGCCGTCAGGGCGTGGCCGAGGCCCTGATGCGCGCGGTGCTGGCCGACGTGCAGGAGCGGGGGCTGCGCACCGTGACCCTGCATGCCTCGGCCCAGGGCCGCCCCATTTACGAGCGCCTGGGCTTTGTGGAAAGCCCCCACCCCGAACTGCGCCTGACCCTGGGGGCCGCGCCGTGA
- a CDS encoding GNAT family N-acetyltransferase yields MTLRPVNPDDIAAFHAVMMAAGMDPRSSWSRVTPADLERSLFSPGAGGFLALGEGGEALGCVGYRPDGEATLTLNKLATRPQARGQGLGRALVREVEQVARRGGYARVLLAVSQYNLDVLPFYERLGYRPSDEPYAHAHPASPPPVVLVKDVRGEQEAGCGE; encoded by the coding sequence GTGACCCTGCGCCCAGTGAACCCGGACGACATCGCCGCCTTTCACGCCGTGATGATGGCGGCTGGCATGGATCCCCGCAGCAGCTGGAGCCGGGTGACGCCCGCTGATCTGGAACGCTCTCTGTTTTCACCGGGCGCAGGCGGATTTCTGGCGCTGGGGGAGGGGGGCGAGGCGCTGGGCTGTGTGGGCTACCGCCCGGACGGCGAGGCCACCCTGACCCTGAACAAGCTCGCCACCCGCCCGCAGGCGCGCGGGCAGGGGCTGGGCCGGGCGCTGGTGCGCGAGGTGGAGCAGGTGGCGCGCAGGGGTGGCTACGCGCGGGTGCTGCTGGCCGTCAGCCAGTACAACCTGGACGTGCTGCCGTTTTACGAGCGCCTGGGCTACAGGCCCAGCGACGAGCCGTATGCCCACGCCCACCCGGCCAGCCCGCCGCCCGTGGTGCTGGTGAAGGACGTGCGCGGGGAGCAGGAGGCGGGGTGCGGTGAATGA
- the argH gene encoding argininosuccinate lyase: protein MTQHDKKLWGGRFAEATDGLVELFNASVGFDQRLAEQDIQGSLAHVAMLGQVGILSAEEVAQITEGLHAVLADIRAGSFEWRLDREDVHMNVEAALRDRIGPVAGKLHTARSRNDQVAVDFRLFTKEASLKLADLTRQLRAVMLAEAEKHLPGEVILPGYTHLQVAQPILLSHWFMAYVAMLERDEGRLRDAAARMDESPLGSSALAGTPWPIDRHATAAALGFARPTANSLDGVGSRDFALEFLSAGAILGAHLSRLSEELILYSTFEFGFLTLPDSHTTGSSIMPQKKNPDVSELARGKAGRLFGNLMGLLTVVKGTPLAYNKDLQEDKEGVFDSYDTLSIVLRLYADMLPKTVWHADVTRAAAARGYSTATDVADFLARAGVPFREAHEVVGGLVGLASRSGRQLWDLTDAELKAAHPLLSAEVAGKLTVEESVRGRASFGGTAPEQVRVAIQQARRALED from the coding sequence ATGACCCAACACGATAAAAAACTCTGGGGCGGCCGTTTTGCCGAGGCCACCGACGGCCTCGTGGAACTGTTTAACGCTTCTGTCGGCTTCGACCAGCGCTTGGCCGAGCAGGACATTCAGGGCTCGCTGGCCCATGTGGCGATGCTGGGGCAGGTGGGCATTCTGAGTGCCGAGGAAGTCGCGCAGATTACGGAGGGGCTGCACGCCGTCCTGGCCGACATCCGCGCGGGCAGCTTCGAGTGGCGCCTGGACCGCGAAGACGTGCATATGAATGTAGAAGCCGCTCTGCGTGACCGCATTGGGCCGGTGGCGGGCAAGCTGCACACCGCGCGCAGCCGCAACGATCAGGTGGCGGTGGATTTCCGCCTGTTCACCAAGGAAGCCTCGCTGAAGCTGGCCGACCTGACCCGTCAACTCCGGGCCGTGATGCTCGCTGAAGCCGAAAAGCATCTGCCGGGTGAGGTGATTCTGCCCGGCTACACCCACCTGCAGGTGGCGCAGCCCATTCTGCTATCGCACTGGTTCATGGCGTACGTGGCGATGCTGGAACGCGACGAGGGCCGCCTGCGCGACGCCGCCGCGCGCATGGACGAGTCGCCGCTGGGCTCCTCGGCACTGGCGGGCACGCCGTGGCCCATTGACCGACACGCCACCGCCGCCGCGCTGGGTTTTGCGCGCCCCACCGCCAACAGCTTGGACGGCGTGGGCAGCCGCGATTTCGCACTGGAATTCCTGAGCGCCGGCGCGATTCTGGGGGCGCACCTCTCCCGCCTTTCGGAAGAACTGATCCTGTACTCCACCTTTGAATTCGGCTTTCTGACGCTGCCGGACAGCCACACCACCGGCAGCAGCATCATGCCGCAGAAGAAAAACCCGGACGTGTCCGAGTTGGCCCGGGGCAAGGCGGGGCGCCTGTTTGGCAACCTGATGGGCCTGCTCACGGTGGTCAAGGGCACGCCGCTGGCCTACAACAAGGACCTGCAGGAGGACAAGGAAGGCGTGTTCGACTCCTACGACACCCTCAGCATTGTGCTGCGGCTGTACGCCGATATGCTGCCAAAAACGGTCTGGCACGCAGACGTTACCCGCGCCGCCGCCGCCCGGGGCTACTCCACCGCCACCGATGTGGCCGATTTCCTGGCCCGCGCGGGCGTGCCCTTCCGCGAGGCGCACGAGGTGGTGGGCGGTCTGGTGGGGCTGGCCAGCCGCTCCGGGCGCCAGCTGTGGGACCTGACCGACGCCGAACTGAAGGCCGCCCACCCGCTGCTGAGCGCCGAGGTGGCGGGCAAACTGACCGTCGAAGAGAGCGTGCGGGGCCGCGCCAGCTTTGGGGGCACGGCGCCCGAACAGGTCCGGGTGGCGATTCAGCAGGCCCGCCGGGCCCTGGAGGACTAA
- a CDS encoding HIT family protein, producing MDVTVTLNGTLLPARKQEWAGYLAAPHENPLLPDEHGQLNGNGFTLQNELCVYSQLKPEYAEGLPYSGIIVTKRPCETVFDLTPAEASAVHALLAEVRAHLDATVKPDGYTVGWNVYPAGGQHIPHVHLHVIPRWATDASAGAGVRYFLKAAARADQERRR from the coding sequence ATGGACGTGACCGTGACCCTGAACGGCACCCTGCTGCCCGCCCGGAAACAGGAATGGGCCGGGTATCTGGCCGCGCCGCACGAGAATCCGCTGCTGCCCGACGAGCACGGGCAGCTGAACGGCAACGGCTTCACCCTGCAGAACGAGCTGTGTGTGTACAGCCAGCTGAAACCCGAATACGCCGAGGGCCTGCCCTACTCCGGAATCATCGTGACCAAGCGGCCCTGTGAGACGGTCTTTGACCTGACCCCCGCCGAAGCCAGCGCCGTCCATGCCCTGCTGGCCGAGGTCCGGGCGCACCTGGACGCCACCGTGAAGCCCGACGGCTACACCGTGGGCTGGAACGTGTATCCGGCGGGCGGGCAGCACATTCCCCATGTGCACTTGCACGTCATTCCGCGCTGGGCCACGGACGCTTCGGCCGGGGCGGGGGTGCGGTACTTCCTCAAAGCGGCGGCCAGGGCGGATCAGGAACGACGACGATGA
- a CDS encoding GNAT family N-acetyltransferase — MTLTDMHVKLRQAQPEDFSTILDLLTRCGLHTSSVTPQGSTYWIADLNGTPGGCIGLEHGEGVSLIRSTAVLPEARSQGLGRALVRSALTHATLRGDGQVYLFSEEAGDYWRRFGFVPVTAAEISAALPEAPQVRSGLTKGWIHDEQAWRLDVQPSGGEEGV; from the coding sequence ATGACCCTGACCGATATGCACGTCAAACTGCGCCAGGCGCAGCCCGAAGACTTTTCCACCATTCTGGACCTGCTCACCCGCTGCGGGCTGCACACTTCCAGCGTCACGCCCCAGGGCAGCACCTACTGGATTGCCGACCTGAACGGCACCCCCGGCGGCTGCATTGGCCTGGAACACGGCGAGGGGGTCAGCCTCATCCGGTCCACCGCCGTGCTGCCAGAGGCCCGCTCGCAGGGCCTGGGCCGCGCGCTGGTGCGCAGCGCGCTGACCCACGCCACCCTGCGCGGCGACGGCCAGGTGTACCTGTTCAGCGAGGAAGCGGGTGACTACTGGCGCCGCTTTGGCTTCGTGCCGGTCACTGCCGCCGAGATCAGCGCCGCGCTGCCTGAAGCCCCGCAGGTGCGCAGCGGCCTTACCAAGGGCTGGATTCACGACGAGCAGGCCTGGCGACTGGACGTGCAGCCCAGTGGGGGAGAGGAGGGGGTGTGA
- a CDS encoding GNAT family N-acetyltransferase, with protein MTDSSVQIRLASPTDKDTVCRVFHEAGLDTDAALAEGTTYWVMERGGQPVGAIGLEHGQGASLLRGAAVLPEARGGGLGRRLIMSALEYAQGRGDRTLYLFSKGGDWSNFGFQQVPLAVVMGDIPDAPQIQAYRARGERPGGTTWMRTLG; from the coding sequence ATGACCGATTCCAGCGTTCAGATTCGACTGGCCAGCCCCACCGACAAGGACACTGTCTGCCGCGTGTTTCACGAAGCGGGCCTGGACACCGACGCCGCCCTGGCCGAGGGCACCACGTACTGGGTGATGGAACGCGGCGGGCAGCCGGTGGGGGCCATTGGCCTGGAACACGGTCAGGGGGCCTCGCTGCTGCGCGGGGCGGCGGTGTTGCCCGAAGCCCGGGGCGGCGGCCTGGGGCGGCGGCTCATCATGAGCGCGCTGGAGTACGCCCAGGGCCGGGGCGACCGCACGCTGTACCTGTTTTCCAAGGGCGGCGACTGGAGCAACTTCGGCTTTCAGCAGGTGCCCCTGGCCGTGGTGATGGGCGACATCCCCGACGCACCCCAGATTCAGGCCTACCGCGCGCGCGGCGAGCGCCCCGGCGGCACGACCTGGATGCGCACGCTGGGGTAA
- a CDS encoding N-acetyltransferase has translation MTLALDSIAVPDLHPQAPLATRKAKLSDIEAIHELIGYWAARGLMLVRSRALLAETIRDFHLVVAEAHEGKPGGLAGVCGLHLLAPDLAEVRGLAIHPNMQGRGLGKQLVEACEAEARAIDLPALFAWTYQQGFFEKCGFVRIDKTNLHPKVWSECQRCAFFENCNEIAMFKALS, from the coding sequence ATGACCCTCGCCCTCGATTCCATCGCTGTGCCGGACCTGCACCCGCAGGCGCCGCTGGCCACGCGCAAGGCGAAGCTCTCGGACATCGAGGCGATTCACGAGCTGATCGGCTACTGGGCGGCGCGGGGGCTGATGCTGGTGCGGTCCCGCGCCCTGCTGGCGGAGACCATTCGGGATTTTCATCTGGTGGTGGCCGAGGCCCACGAGGGCAAGCCCGGCGGGCTGGCGGGCGTGTGCGGGCTGCACCTGCTGGCCCCCGACCTGGCCGAGGTGCGCGGGCTGGCGATTCACCCGAACATGCAGGGCCGGGGGCTGGGCAAGCAACTGGTCGAGGCCTGCGAGGCCGAGGCCCGCGCCATAGACCTGCCCGCCCTGTTTGCCTGGACCTACCAGCAGGGCTTCTTCGAAAAGTGCGGTTTCGTCCGCATAGACAAGACGAACCTGCACCCCAAGGTGTGGTCGGAATGCCAGCGCTGCGCCTTTTTTGAAAACTGCAACGAGATCGCCATGTTCAAGGCGCTGTCGTGA
- the carA gene encoding glutamine-hydrolyzing carbamoyl-phosphate synthase small subunit translates to MIRKERAILALEDGTVYRGYAFGHRGETVGEVVFNTSMTGYQEIMTDPSYNGQIVTITYPHVGNYGVAIYDMESNKPYVRGFISREFSGEYSNHRAQQSLEAFMQQYGVVSIQGIDTRALVRRLREGGVVKGVIAHRSYTHPEDSYGEFTPAEEQVYVQRARDHQDIDGHDMTREVTTALPYAFPTLRHGKRVVLMDFGIKHTIIERLAEVGIEPIVVPAHTTPAQIMALQPHGLFLSNGPGDPAPLEYAHKTAWELMGLLPTFGICLGHQILGLAAGGKTFKMKFGHRGGNQPVKNLLTGNVEITSQNHGYAVDIDSIPNGAFVATHVNLNDGTLEGMAHARYPVFSVQYHPEASPGPHDSRYLFDRFIEEIDAFDGGTGTPIAKASSGRLGV, encoded by the coding sequence ATGATCAGAAAAGAGCGGGCCATCCTGGCCCTGGAAGACGGCACCGTGTACCGGGGCTACGCCTTCGGACACCGGGGCGAAACCGTGGGCGAGGTGGTGTTCAACACCTCCATGACCGGCTACCAGGAGATCATGACCGATCCCTCGTACAACGGGCAGATCGTGACGATCACCTACCCGCATGTGGGCAACTACGGCGTGGCGATCTACGACATGGAGAGCAACAAGCCCTACGTGCGCGGCTTTATCTCGCGCGAGTTCTCGGGCGAGTACTCCAACCACCGCGCCCAGCAGTCGCTGGAAGCCTTTATGCAGCAGTACGGAGTGGTGTCCATTCAGGGCATTGACACCCGCGCGCTGGTGCGGCGTCTGCGCGAAGGCGGCGTGGTCAAGGGCGTGATCGCCCACCGCTCCTACACCCACCCCGAAGATTCCTACGGCGAGTTCACCCCCGCCGAGGAACAGGTGTATGTGCAGCGCGCCCGCGACCACCAGGACATTGACGGGCACGACATGACCCGCGAGGTCACCACCGCCCTGCCCTACGCCTTTCCCACCCTGCGGCACGGCAAACGCGTGGTCCTGATGGACTTCGGGATTAAGCACACCATCATTGAGCGGCTGGCCGAGGTGGGCATTGAGCCTATCGTGGTGCCCGCCCATACCACCCCGGCGCAGATCATGGCGCTGCAGCCGCACGGCCTGTTTCTGTCCAACGGCCCCGGCGATCCGGCCCCGCTGGAATACGCCCACAAGACCGCCTGGGAACTGATGGGGCTGCTGCCCACCTTCGGCATCTGCCTGGGCCACCAGATTCTGGGGCTCGCGGCGGGCGGCAAGACCTTCAAGATGAAGTTCGGCCACCGGGGCGGCAACCAGCCGGTGAAGAATCTGTTAACGGGGAATGTGGAGATCACGTCGCAGAACCACGGGTACGCCGTGGACATTGATTCGATTCCCAATGGGGCCTTCGTGGCCACCCATGTGAACCTGAACGACGGCACCCTGGAGGGCATGGCGCACGCGCGCTACCCGGTGTTTTCGGTGCAGTACCACCCGGAAGCCAGCCCAGGCCCGCACGACAGCCGCTACCTCTTTGACCGCTTTATTGAAGAGATAGACGCCTTTGATGGGGGAACTGGTACCCCCATTGCCAAAGCGTCATCCGGCCGCCTTGGGGTTTGA